In Nicotiana tabacum cultivar K326 chromosome 21, ASM71507v2, whole genome shotgun sequence, one DNA window encodes the following:
- the LOC107774858 gene encoding uncharacterized protein LOC107774858 has translation MEIYAKSYDLKVWRVIKKGNYPLPVVAQPPVDPEDIDEYTDEQMAVVQVNAKVRNLLYNAISVEEYEKIVSCDTAKEMWDKLEVTYEGTSKVKETHINMLVHDYELFQMKERESIKEIFARFSKIISDLKAFGKPYSSGDQVRKILRSLPTTWQTKVVTLESQDLNKLSYDELRGELIAFEKTHLKKTNQEEKKKTVAFKATPERTDNDIDDDPEALQEEIFMVSRNMDNLMRRYMNTKRGRIPPRRTRQYNEQDKNDGKCYECGRFGHVQAECPKLKRKVSRGFNKNKSFGSWSDEDSSEHEEIANLCFMTILENDMNKLSGCWIDEDISDND, from the coding sequence ATGGAAATATATGCAAAATCTTATGATCTCAAGGTTTGGAGAGTTATCAAAAAGGGGAATTACCCACTACCGGTTGTTGCTCAACCACCCGTTGATCCTGaagatatagatgaatatacCGATGAACAAATGGCGGTTGTACAAGTTAATGCTAAAGTAAGGAATCTGCTTTATAATGCTATAAGTGTTGAGGAATACGAGAAAATCGTCAGTTGTGATACAGCCAAAGAGATGTGGGATAAACTTGAAGTCACTTATGAAGGAACCAGTAAAGTGAAAGAAACCCATATTAACATGTTGGTCCATGACTACGAACTTTTCCAGATGAAAGAAAGAGAATctattaaagaaatatttgccaGATTTAGCAAAATCATCAGTGATCTAAAAGCTTTTGGCAAACCCTACTCAAGTGGTGATCAAGTTAGGAAAATTCTGAGAAGTCTGCCCACTACTTGGCAGACAAAGGTAGTTACTCTTGAGTCACAGGATTTGAATAAATTATCATATGATGAACTTCGAGGAGAACTTATAGCTTTTGAGAAAACTCATCTCAAGAAAACAAAtcaagaagagaagaagaaaacagtTGCTTTCAAGGCTACACCTGAAAGAACAGACAATGATATTGATGATGACCCTGAAGCTCTTCAAGAAGAAATTTTCATGGTATCAAGGAACATGGATAATTTAATGAGGAGATACATGAATACAAAAAGAGGCAGAATACCACCCAGGCGAACTAGGCAATACAATGAACAAGACAAAAATGATGGCAAATGTTATGAATGTGGAAGATTTGGGCATGTTCAAGCTGAATGTCCCAAGCTTAAAAGAAAGGTCTCCAGAGGGTTTAACAAGAACAAATCATTTGGAAGCTGGAGTGATGAAGATAGTTCTGAACATGAAGAGATAGCAAATCTATGCTTCATGACAATTTTGGAAAACGACATGAACAAGCTTTCAGGGTGCTGGATAGATGAGGACATCTCAGATAATGATTGA